DNA from Brassica napus cultivar Da-Ae chromosome C4, Da-Ae, whole genome shotgun sequence:
caaaatcaaaccgTTGGTTGGAAACTCGTAAGATCCACCAAGGACTTCTCGTATTCCTGTCTCTTAAGGTTATTTTTTCAATCTTTTGTTCTTCAGATTATATAGATCGTTTTCGATGAAGATCTAAAGAAATATTTGGTAACTGTTTTGCATGTCAGATCCGAAGGCTTCATTTCTATTTCCGTTGTTTGATATTTGGGTTTCAATTTCGCCGAGTGATAATCAGATTTGTAGGAATGTCAAATAGTTGATATATTCCATCCCGTCCCGTACCGCAGCGGACTCGTCTTCGAGCGGATCATGGCGGGTCAGGTCCGCGCGGGCTGCGATCCTTAAAATGGCTGACCAAACCCGTAACGCAGAACATGTAGGCCTTTGCGGATCGGTCCGCGGGACATAGAATTACAAACGAAGATATGGCTCCTAAACGCTTCAATACATGATCCAGGACGCTTTATCAGTTACATGACGCATCAGTAAGTGAGTTTAGTCAAGGATTGAACCGGATAAGGCAATACACTTGTTAGTTGAAGATTTTAGTTGGATCAAAACActagtttatttacttttgttagactctaaacattttaaaaataaatcatactTTAGTTGCTGAATCCAAATATTATaactcataagttcataacaaattttttagttttatgaatccaaaattaaataaaaccaacacCATATCAAAGATGCTAatcccaaaaataaataaaaagaaaacaccaaTCACACTTCTTGTTCCTCATCTTTATCACCAACGAGCGACAAAAAGATGGAgatttctcttcttcaccatcaacttcatcttctgcGAATAAGAACAATAGAAGTGAGTTAAAgatatattgaaacctaaaactccaaaatgtATGATAATGTGAATAAATACATATAGGCAAAACTATAAAGAACCCATTACGGGAACtagatcttcttcttcgatggaaagtgagttttcaaatttcttatGATGACTCGAACTCCACCGGTACAGATCGAAGGCACTTGGGACCCCGGAAGCATCATCGACCCTGAAACCACTATCACTGGAGCTACATAACGTCGAAtcgccttctctctctctctctctctctctctctctctctctctctctctctctctctctctctctctctctctctctctctctctctctgttttagaTGAAAGCATAAATGGGGACTTAGGTTTGCGGGTCTTCAAAATCCCGCATGTTAACATGTAGCCCATCCCGCTTTCGATCGTCCCGCTTTCGACCCGTCCCGTTTTGAACCCGTCCCGCTTTGAACCCGTCCCACGAGGTCCGCAATTTTGCGGGCTTACCAAATGGAGGCTCAATCCCGCTCCGCAGCAAGTTTTTACGGGCCAGGCCCGCGGTCCAGCTCCTTAATTGCCATCCCTAGGTATATGcttaatttttgtttacttatgtATATGTGCTCCAATTTAAGACAgacattgacaaaaaaaatacagaaagaAATTATTAGAGATATATTGGGCCGGAAGATATGTATCTTACGGACCAAGTCTGTGAAGTCCGTGAAACCCACGAAGACCCTCAAGACTAAAAGGAAAAACTTGAAGAACAAGTTAATCTCAAGATATTCTTAGCATATTTACATTAAGTGTTTAGGAAAGTTAGCATTATATATTTGCATATTGTATTCTCTTATCAAACAGAACAcaataatatatctattatattctACTTTACAGAAATAGACAACGCTGATCtacaaaatatagaaataaactattttttttggtaaaatgtttttaaaccaaattaaaaactTGTGGAAAAGAACAATGTGGAAAAATACAGAAATAAGAACAACACAATAGTCGTAAGCTAAGCAGGTTATTAAATGaaagatgaaaaataaatataaaaggatATACACCAAGTTCCAGCTACAATCAGCAGCAAAGATTTGTTATTTTCTTGGAGGTCCTCCAAATACAATCGTAAGTAATTGAGAATTCACCGAGCATCTATGTCTGAAACCGTGTAGGCGGCAACTGTATAGGAAGTAATGTGGAAGATTCTCCCTGCAAGTTTGAAGAGGAAGGAATCCCACTTTTGCCTTCATCAATTGGGTAAAAGTCAGGGCGTTTTGGCTTTTGAATCTCAATTGTTTCTTCTTGGAGTTGAGCCACGACCAGGGAGATTTTTGGTCTGTCCCTTGCAAAATATTGAGAACATAGGAGTCCCACTTCAATGCATCTCAACACTTGCCAAGACTCTACACAGTCTTGTCTAAATCTTCTCATCAATGATTTCACTCCAGTTTCCTTCATTATATTTGTTCCACGCCTtttcaacaaaacaaagaaaacacaaTGGGTTGTTTCTGTTTCTTCCATTCTTCTATAtctcaaagaaacaaaacacatCAATCCTAAAAATCTTACGTAGCCGAGAAGATAGCCAATGGAAGAGGAGAATGATCTGTTCCTTTTCCCGTTAACAATTTCAAGAACAATAACTCCAAAGCTAAAGACGTCAGACGCAGATGAGAATATGCCATCTAACAGGGATTCTGGCGATATGTAGCCACTGAATCATAAAGAATCAAAAcctatactaaaaatatatatatactatttcagagatgaaaaatataaagttttgattACATACTGCGTTCCAGCCGTATGCTGTGTGAAAACTTCCTTCTCGCTCCTTGCACACATTCTAGCCAACCCGAAATCGGATATCTTCGGAGTCATATCTCTGTGAAGTAAGATATTAtcaggtttcaagtcccggtGTAGAATCAGATTGTATCCCCCTTCTTCGATATATGCTAGGCCTTTAGCTACACCCTTGATAATATGAAATCTAGTTTGCCAATTTAGCTCACCACCACCTACCAAACCGGCCAGAATATATCATCAATCTtgttttgacatatatatatatgcatatgattcccaatcatatattaaaactgCTAACCAAATAAATGACGCTCCAAGCTGCCGTTCACTAGATACTCGTATATCAATAGCTTCTCTTCCTTGTAAACGCTCCAACCATACAGGCGGGCAATGTTAATGTGTCTAAGGCGTGAAATAGACCTCACCTCGGTACAGAACTCATCCAACCCTTGTTTCGAGATTTCTGAAAGTTTCTTGACAGCGATTTCTTCCCCGCTGGCTAACACTCCCTGGTCATACATACCATAAATTAAGCACTATGAAGACCCAAAGACGCAAAAGAACCCTACATGGTACACACCACTATAATGCAGGCATGCAGCAAAATGTGAAATGCTAGGACAATTTTATACACATACCCAAATCCACCGTGTCCGATCTCTTGAGAGAAGTTGTGTGTGGCATTCAGTATCATCGCAAAATCCATTGGGACAGATAGTTGATCCTCTATTGCGTCTTCTCTTTCCCTTGGCATCATTATTTCTTCAACAAAATttagagaagaaaacaaaaacagttATAAAGATGTACGTATgcaattaaaacatatatgcatgcatgatcttaatttcttttgcttaaatatatatattttttttaagaagggAGTTATGCCGTCAGATTGGAATCATACGCAGCTCTGTTTGATACCCAAGGTACCTAATGCGACTCACATGAAGGATCTGCGACCAATAAGCCTATGTTCTGTGGCTTATAAGATCATTTCAAAGGTGTTGAGTAATAAACTTAAGGTGATTTTGCCGCGCATTGTCTCACCCACCCAGGGAGCATTTGTAGCTGGTCGCCTAATTTCAGATAATCTCCTCATTGCTCATGAAATGATCCATGGTCTCAAAACAAATCCAAACTGTAGAGAGGATTATATTGCTATAAAGACAGACATGTCTAAAGCTTATGACAGAGTGGAGTGGATATTTCTGGAGACTCTGTTTATGAAGATGGGGTTTGCCAGACTTTGGATAGACTGGGTGATGAGTTGTATCCGCTCAGTGTCATACACGGTGTTGATGAATGGAGAAGAATTTGGTCATATAACGCCGGAGAGGGGTATTAGACAAGGTGatcctctctccccctttctGTTCATCCTTTGCGCCGAAGCTTTGGTACATGTGATGAATCGAGCAGAGCAGCAAGGGCTTATAACGGGTATGAAATTGACAAGGAATTGCCCATCGGTTCAGCATCTTTTGTTTGCCGACGATAGCCTGTTCCTGTGCAGAGCTAGGCTGAGTGAGTGCACTGAGTTTCTACGGTGCTTGAAGTTGTATGAAGATTCATCTGGTCAGGtcattaattttcaaaaatcagcTGTTACCTTTGATGCTGCAGTAGACCCAGTTATGAAGAGGCTGATAGCTGAGCTACTTCACATTGATAATGAGGGCGGTGATGGGAAGTACTTAGGCCTTCCGGAGTGCTTCAGTGGCTCAAAGCAGAAGCTACTTGCGTTTATTGGTGAGAAACTAAACAAGAGATTACGAGGATGGTTTGCGAAAAAGCTTTCCCATGGCGGAAAGGAGGTTCTCCTCAAATCTATTGCTATGGCTCTTCCGGTTTATGCGATGTCATGCTTCAGGTTAACTACACACCATTGTCAAAAAATTATGAGTGCTATGGCTAGCTTTTGGTGGGATGAAGatggagagaagagaaagaTTCATTGGATTGCGTGGAAGAAAATCTGTGTGCCAAAAGACAAAGGAGGACTGGGGTTTCGGGACATAGAGGACTTCAATCAGGCGCTGCTTGCTAAGCAAGCATGGAAATTGTATAATGAACCGAACAGCTTATTGGCGCGAGTCTATAAGGGCCGGTACTATGCATCCTCGACCATTCTTGAGTGCGGTAAAGGATATAGACCTCCTTATGCCTGGAGAAGTATAATTTTTGGCAGGGAATTACTGAGGAAGGGATTGATCAGATCCATAGGTGATGAAAGAGATACACGTGTGGACTGATAAGTGGATTTTGGATGAAGTTCCTCGAAGACCGGTGAACAAACAACCATGTTTTGATGTCAACCTGAGAGTTTCTGAGCTCATAGGTGAAGATGGGAAATGGAAAATGGAAAATGGAATTACTGCAGCAGCTCTTCCCACCAAATGAGGTGGATCGAATCAAACAGATTGGTGTTGGCAGAGTGAAAGACAGAGAGATATGGGCTTTCAACAAGTCAGGTGACTACACAGTTAAAAGTGGGTGCTGGCTCCTTACAAGCGTAACGTCAAACCGTGGAGACGATCACAGGGTAGAAGATCAGGCGGTAATTGAAATAAAGAAGCTTATTTGGAAGCTACCGACGATACCAAAGATTCGTATGTTTTGGTGGCGGGCGGTGTCTGGGGCTCTAGCTGTTGCAGAACGCCTTACAGCTCATGGTATGCATGTGGAACAAACATGTAAGTTGTGTAATCAAGATGTGGAGACAATACAACACGTTCTCTTCCACTGCAGTAAGGCACAAGAACTTTGGAGAGAGTTCCGTTTACCTCTGGATTATGTCTTTCAAGACGTTTCTTTGATTGAACTCTTTGGTAGCTGCTTGAAGTTCATGGAAGCGAGTACTTTTAATCAGGAACGGCGACAAGCAATCCCCTGGATCCTCTGGACGATATGGAAGAACAGAAACAGCTTGTTATATGCGGAGACACAAGAATCGCCATCCCTGTTTGTTCAGAGAACGCTAGAGGAAGCAGCTTTATGGAATATACTGAACAAGGCGGAGAGTAATGGAGGGCAGGTGCAGGCTGATATGGGCATGCCAAAGTACTGGTTTCCGCCAACACAAGGTATGATAAAATGCAACCTTCATGCTAGCTGGAGAAGTGATAAACAGTTCATAGGAGTAGCTTGGATCACACGAAATCATCGAGGAGATGTGTGTATGCATGCAAGAGACGC
Protein-coding regions in this window:
- the LOC125585970 gene encoding G-type lectin S-receptor-like serine/threonine-protein kinase SRK, with the protein product MPREREDAIEDQLSVPMDFAMILNATHNFSQEIGHGGFGYVYKIGVLASGEEIAVKKLSEISKQGLDEFCTEVRSISRLRHINIARLYGWSVYKEEKLLIYEYLVNGSLERHLFGGGELNWQTRFHIIKGVAKGLAYIEEGGYNLILHRDLKPDNILLHRDMTPKISDFGLARMCARSEKEVFTQHTAGTHGYISPESLLDGIFSSASDVFSFGVIVLEIVNGKRNRSFSSSIGYLLGYAWNKYNEGNWSEIIDEKI
- the LOC125585971 gene encoding uncharacterized protein LOC125585971: MGNGKWKMELLQQLFPPNEVDRIKQIGVGRVKDREIWAFNKSGDYTVKSGCWLLTSVTSNRGDDHRVEDQAVIEIKKLIWKLPTIPKIRMFWWRAVSGALAVAERLTAHGMHVEQTCKLCNQDVETIQHVLFHCSKAQELWREFRLPLDYVFQDVSLIELFGSCLKFMEASTFNQERRQAIPWILWTIWKNRNSLLYAETQESPSLFVQRTLEEAALWNILNKAESNGGQVQADMGMPKYWFPPTQGMIKCNLHASWRSDKQFIGVAWITRNHRGDVCMHARDALVPTSDKLAAEMECLLWVLRSLWDLRIEEASIGTESQKLIDAIKAPARWPRYRCLLRQIETICLEFTVIEFEVESRESNKVARKISTSVLRDGRLRSYLALGGPAWLHDLIQTEVIGEL